A region from the Paraburkholderia youngii genome encodes:
- a CDS encoding MurR/RpiR family transcriptional regulator — MDTNLRTKRRKPANKDEASAPEAVAGAPRSVDALRELVVRIGRDEAGLSLGGKAHAVLAWLLERPEEVAVRTITDLATALDVNASTLTRLSTKLGYTGFADFQSVFRDSLAERHRHFYTNQAERLVAGKKQRAHTPVNSGTSPEVEVVVQLAHESIVNVETFLARLSADDLRGAAALLAGAPRVRVHGLRQFSALASFLCYGLGMIRTDVALLDAQGLGVAEGLAQLQPGDVVVVTSVSPYTRSVAEAAKAAAEAGMTVIAITDTLASPLVPPARHAFLIPHDSSFFSNSMGAYLIFCEGLLNLVATHLGKRSLQALSRRERLITALGIETD, encoded by the coding sequence ATGGACACAAACCTACGCACGAAGCGCCGCAAGCCGGCGAACAAGGACGAGGCGAGCGCGCCTGAAGCCGTCGCTGGCGCGCCGCGCAGCGTCGATGCGCTGCGCGAACTGGTGGTGCGCATCGGTCGCGACGAGGCGGGCCTGTCGCTCGGCGGTAAGGCGCACGCCGTGCTGGCGTGGCTGCTCGAACGGCCGGAGGAAGTGGCCGTGCGGACCATCACCGATCTGGCGACGGCACTCGACGTCAATGCGTCGACGCTGACGCGGCTCAGCACGAAGCTCGGCTATACAGGGTTCGCGGATTTTCAGAGCGTGTTTCGCGATTCGCTGGCGGAGCGTCACCGGCATTTCTATACGAATCAGGCGGAGCGGCTCGTTGCAGGGAAAAAGCAGCGTGCGCACACGCCCGTCAATAGCGGAACGTCGCCCGAAGTCGAGGTCGTCGTGCAACTCGCGCACGAATCGATCGTCAATGTGGAGACGTTTCTCGCGCGGCTATCGGCTGACGATCTGCGTGGCGCGGCCGCGCTATTGGCGGGGGCGCCGCGCGTGCGCGTGCACGGCTTGCGGCAGTTCAGCGCCCTCGCCAGCTTTCTTTGCTATGGGCTCGGGATGATCCGTACCGACGTCGCGTTGCTCGATGCACAAGGGCTCGGCGTGGCTGAAGGACTCGCGCAGTTGCAACCGGGCGATGTGGTGGTCGTCACGAGCGTCTCGCCTTATACGCGCAGCGTCGCTGAAGCTGCGAAGGCAGCGGCCGAGGCGGGTATGACGGTCATCGCGATCACGGATACGCTCGCGTCTCCACTGGTGCCGCCCGCGCGCCACGCGTTCCTGATTCCGCATGACAGCAGTTTCTTCAGCAATAGCATGGGCGCGTATCTGATCTTTTGCGAAGGCCTGCTCAATCTGGTCGCGACGCATCTCGGGAAGCGGTCTTTGCAGGCGCTATCGCGGCGCGAACGATTGATTACCGCGTTGGGGATCGAGACGGACTAA
- a CDS encoding C45 family autoproteolytic acyltransferase/hydolase, which produces MSAIGFIEISGSPFDAGEALGRFGALAVHRHLVQSAAWRDVMQWRGTPLAAALSAHTRQRFPRIWAELQGLANGLGLPFDDVFLWNCRGDLWAASPDGCTTVQLPSVDGKRISHNEDGDPGFAGHCAIAACRIEGSPGFAAFVYPGSLPGHTFAVTDAGLAVTVNNLRVRETEAGVPRMVLTRALLDARDLDAAVAVVRDNPRAGGFHLTLAHQASAPLLSVEYSAHGCSVQEITQPSLHANHAIHPPMHGLAQVVTDSSRSRQARGDRMLRDASEAGHAPEPLAILADTHDESLPIYRTDPADPDDENTLATADIVIRASHIEWDVYEQPGTPPRYRLINGHKPTHEAPQAGEQGRGERA; this is translated from the coding sequence ATGTCTGCAATTGGATTCATCGAAATCTCCGGCTCGCCGTTCGACGCGGGCGAGGCGTTAGGCCGCTTCGGCGCGTTGGCCGTGCATCGCCACCTGGTGCAATCAGCCGCCTGGCGCGACGTCATGCAATGGCGTGGCACGCCGCTCGCGGCCGCGCTTTCCGCACATACGCGGCAGCGCTTTCCGCGAATCTGGGCGGAATTGCAGGGGCTTGCCAACGGCCTCGGACTGCCCTTCGACGATGTGTTCCTGTGGAACTGCCGCGGCGACCTGTGGGCTGCGTCGCCCGACGGTTGCACGACGGTTCAATTGCCATCGGTTGATGGCAAGCGCATCAGTCACAACGAAGACGGCGACCCCGGCTTCGCGGGGCATTGCGCGATTGCCGCGTGTCGGATCGAAGGCAGTCCGGGCTTTGCGGCGTTCGTGTATCCGGGCTCGCTGCCGGGCCATACGTTCGCCGTGACGGACGCGGGTCTTGCCGTCACCGTGAACAACCTGCGGGTGCGCGAGACCGAGGCGGGCGTGCCGCGCATGGTGCTCACGCGCGCCTTGCTGGATGCGCGCGATCTCGATGCGGCCGTTGCCGTGGTGCGCGACAACCCCCGCGCGGGCGGCTTCCATCTGACGCTTGCGCATCAGGCGAGCGCGCCGTTGCTGAGCGTCGAGTACAGCGCGCACGGTTGTTCCGTGCAGGAGATCACGCAGCCGTCATTGCATGCGAATCACGCGATTCATCCGCCGATGCACGGCCTCGCTCAGGTCGTGACCGATTCATCGCGTAGTCGGCAGGCGCGCGGCGACCGGATGCTGCGGGACGCAAGCGAAGCGGGGCATGCGCCTGAGCCGCTCGCGATCCTCGCCGACACGCACGACGAATCGCTGCCGATCTACCGCACCGATCCCGCCGATCCCGACGACGAAAACACGCTCGCAACCGCTGATATCGTGATCAGGGCGTCTCACATAGAATGGGACGTTTATGAACAACCAGGGACGCCGCCGCGATATCGATTGATCAATGGACACAAACCTACGCACGAAGCGCCGCAAGCCGGCGAACAAGGACGAGGCGAGCGCGCCTGA
- the glnQ gene encoding glutamine ABC transporter ATP-binding protein GlnQ produces MSALDMVQFKQVTKRFGQTTVLDGVDLNIRAGEVVVLIGPSGSGKSTLLRCINALEHIDGGDLIVDGISVHGGSKKVREIRREAGMVFQQFNLFPQLTALENVAFGPRQVRGMSKSDAETLAHELLTKVGLAGRVGHYASELSGGQQQRVAIARALAVKPKLMLFDEPTSALDPELRQEVLRVMQSLAEEGMTMVVVTHEMTFARKVGTRLIFMEHGHITVDGPPAQLLDNPPNQRLRDFLQHVE; encoded by the coding sequence ATGAGCGCGCTCGATATGGTGCAGTTCAAGCAGGTCACGAAGCGCTTCGGGCAGACCACCGTGCTGGACGGCGTCGATCTGAACATTCGCGCGGGCGAAGTCGTGGTGCTGATCGGTCCGTCGGGTTCGGGCAAATCGACGCTGCTGCGTTGTATCAATGCGCTGGAGCATATCGACGGCGGCGATCTGATCGTCGATGGCATCAGCGTGCACGGCGGCTCGAAGAAGGTGCGCGAGATTCGCCGCGAAGCGGGCATGGTGTTTCAGCAGTTCAACCTATTCCCGCAACTGACGGCGCTCGAAAACGTCGCGTTCGGTCCGCGTCAGGTGCGCGGCATGAGCAAGTCCGACGCGGAAACGCTCGCGCACGAGCTGCTCACGAAAGTCGGCCTGGCGGGCCGCGTCGGGCACTATGCAAGCGAGTTGTCGGGCGGTCAGCAGCAACGCGTCGCGATTGCGCGTGCGCTGGCCGTCAAGCCGAAGCTGATGCTGTTCGACGAGCCGACTTCGGCGCTCGATCCCGAACTGCGGCAGGAAGTGCTGCGGGTGATGCAGTCGCTGGCGGAAGAGGGCATGACGATGGTCGTCGTGACGCACGAAATGACGTTCGCGCGCAAGGTCGGCACGCGTCTTATCTTCATGGAGCACGGCCACATCACGGTCGACGGGCCGCCCGCGCAGTTGCTCGACAATCCGCCGAATCAGCGCCTGCGCGATTTCCTTCAACACGTCGAATGA
- the glnP gene encoding glutamine ABC transporter permease GlnP, translated as MQFDLSVVVDALPALLQGAKLTVLITIAGLAGGLAVGFLFGLMRAYGNAFMQKIAFAYVEFVRGTPIVVQVMFIYFALPVLLNVRVDALTAAIVSIIVNSGAYIAEIVRGSFLSVPRGLKEAGLALGMPMWRVLGFVVGPVAIRRMTPALGNQFIVSLKDTSLFIVIGVGELTRQGQEIMAANFRAVEIWTAVAAIYLCMIGVLTFCLRTMEKRMRIL; from the coding sequence ATGCAGTTCGATCTGTCAGTCGTCGTCGATGCGTTACCGGCACTATTGCAGGGCGCGAAGCTGACGGTGCTCATCACCATCGCGGGCCTTGCGGGAGGCCTGGCGGTCGGCTTTCTGTTCGGCTTGATGCGGGCGTACGGGAACGCCTTCATGCAGAAGATCGCGTTCGCGTACGTCGAGTTCGTGCGCGGCACGCCGATCGTCGTGCAGGTGATGTTCATCTACTTCGCTCTGCCCGTGCTGCTTAACGTGCGCGTCGATGCGTTGACGGCCGCGATCGTGTCGATCATCGTCAATTCGGGCGCGTATATCGCCGAGATCGTGCGCGGCTCGTTCCTGTCGGTGCCGCGCGGATTGAAGGAAGCGGGACTCGCGCTGGGCATGCCGATGTGGCGCGTGCTAGGGTTCGTCGTCGGGCCCGTTGCGATTCGCCGCATGACGCCTGCGCTTGGCAACCAGTTCATCGTGAGCCTGAAGGATACGTCGCTGTTCATCGTGATCGGCGTCGGTGAACTCACGCGTCAGGGTCAGGAAATCATGGCGGCGAATTTTCGGGCCGTTGAAATCTGGACGGCCGTGGCCGCAATCTATCTGTGCATGATCGGTGTGCTGACGTTCTGTCTGCGCACGATGGAAAAGAGGATGCGGATACTATGA
- the glnH gene encoding glutamine ABC transporter substrate-binding protein GlnH — translation MKLVAKLAAAALVAVSVLGHAARAETLLVACDTAFVPFEFKQGDKYVGFDIDLWEAIAKDLKLDYKLQPMDFSGILPALQTHNVDVALAGITIKDERKKVIDFSDGYYDSGFTLMVPATSAIKGPDDLKGKSLAIKTGTSAADYAKMHFAGTDLRQFPNIDNAYLELQTGRVDAAMHDTPNVLYYINTAGKGHVKAVGPQMMAQQYGIGFPKGSPLVPKVNAALAKIKADGRYAAIYKKWFGAEPTKS, via the coding sequence ATGAAACTCGTAGCAAAGCTCGCCGCGGCTGCACTCGTCGCCGTTTCCGTCCTCGGTCATGCCGCGCGGGCCGAGACCTTGCTGGTCGCCTGCGACACGGCGTTCGTGCCGTTCGAATTCAAACAGGGCGACAAATACGTCGGCTTCGATATCGACCTGTGGGAAGCCATCGCGAAGGACCTGAAGCTCGACTACAAGCTGCAGCCGATGGATTTCAGCGGCATCCTGCCGGCGCTGCAAACCCATAACGTCGACGTCGCGCTCGCGGGCATCACGATCAAGGACGAGCGCAAGAAAGTGATCGACTTCTCCGATGGCTACTACGACAGCGGCTTCACGCTGATGGTGCCGGCCACCAGCGCGATCAAGGGCCCGGACGACCTGAAGGGCAAGTCGCTCGCCATCAAGACGGGGACGTCGGCGGCGGATTACGCGAAGATGCACTTCGCGGGTACCGATCTGCGCCAGTTCCCGAACATCGACAACGCGTATCTGGAGTTGCAGACAGGACGGGTCGATGCAGCGATGCACGACACGCCGAACGTTCTCTACTACATCAACACGGCCGGCAAGGGCCATGTGAAGGCGGTCGGTCCGCAGATGATGGCGCAGCAATACGGCATCGGCTTTCCGAAGGGCAGCCCGCTCGTGCCGAAGGTCAATGCGGCGCTCGCGAAGATCAAGGCTGACGGTCGCTATGCGGCGATCTACAAGAAGTGGTTCGGCGCCGAGCCGACGAAGTCCTGA
- a CDS encoding cytochrome b/b6 domain-containing protein: MVQPGWVRITHWINAVAVVLMVMSGWQIYDASPIFPAIQFPPSITLGGWLAGALLWHFAVMWLLVANFLVYLALNLASGRLRRKLLPIRPKQLAADLVAALRGRLKHDDLAHYNSVQKLAYLVVIADIVLIVLSGLVIWKSVQFPLLRTLMGGYDNARVVHFVCMSVLVAFFIVHVAMAALVPRSLLLMIRGR, encoded by the coding sequence ATGGTTCAACCCGGCTGGGTACGGATCACACACTGGATCAATGCTGTCGCGGTCGTGCTGATGGTCATGAGCGGCTGGCAGATTTACGATGCGTCGCCAATCTTTCCAGCCATTCAGTTTCCACCTTCGATCACACTTGGCGGTTGGCTCGCCGGCGCGCTGCTATGGCATTTCGCCGTGATGTGGCTGCTGGTCGCCAATTTTCTGGTCTATCTCGCGCTGAATCTGGCGTCCGGGCGCTTGCGACGCAAACTGCTGCCCATCAGGCCGAAACAGCTGGCCGCCGACCTGGTCGCCGCACTGCGCGGGCGCCTGAAACACGACGACCTCGCGCACTACAACTCGGTGCAGAAGCTCGCCTATCTCGTCGTGATCGCCGACATCGTGCTGATCGTGTTGTCGGGGCTCGTCATATGGAAGTCGGTGCAGTTCCCGCTGCTGCGCACGCTGATGGGCGGATATGACAATGCGCGCGTCGTGCACTTCGTATGCATGAGCGTCCTGGTGGCGTTTTTCATCGTTCACGTCGCGATGGCCGCGCTCGTGCCGCGCTCGTTACTGTTGATGATACGGGGACGGTAA
- a CDS encoding molybdopterin-dependent oxidoreductase codes for MTIRKRTAQKGSFLATHAESIIRDAQRELKSPARRLFGRRLLTLGGIAMLSGCDLTNDKAVNTALRRISFFNDRVQALLFDPNKLAPTYPESMITRPFPFNAFYEIDDVPEIDAATYRLQVTGLAHGKRTWSLDELHALPQESQITRLVCVEGWSAIGRWGGVRFSDFLRRAGADTTAKYVSLHCADYNYWTSIDMPTALHPQTLLTLTYDGDVLPPKYGFPMKLRVPTKLGFKNPKHVVAIEITNQYPGGYWENQGYNWFSGS; via the coding sequence GTGACGATCCGAAAACGCACCGCGCAAAAAGGCAGTTTTCTCGCGACGCATGCCGAATCGATCATCCGCGACGCACAGCGCGAACTCAAATCGCCCGCGCGCCGCCTGTTCGGCCGGCGGCTGCTGACCCTGGGCGGCATCGCGATGCTCTCCGGTTGCGATCTGACCAACGACAAGGCGGTGAACACCGCGCTGCGCCGCATCTCGTTCTTCAACGACCGCGTGCAGGCGCTGCTGTTCGATCCGAACAAGCTGGCGCCCACGTATCCGGAATCGATGATCACGCGGCCGTTTCCGTTCAACGCGTTCTATGAGATCGACGACGTACCCGAGATCGATGCCGCGACCTACCGTCTGCAGGTCACCGGCCTCGCGCATGGCAAGCGCACCTGGTCGCTCGACGAACTGCATGCGCTGCCGCAGGAAAGCCAGATCACGCGTCTTGTCTGCGTCGAAGGATGGAGCGCGATCGGCCGCTGGGGCGGCGTTCGCTTTTCCGACTTCCTGCGTCGCGCGGGTGCGGACACGACTGCAAAGTACGTGTCGCTGCATTGCGCGGACTACAACTACTGGACCAGCATCGACATGCCGACGGCGCTCCACCCGCAGACGCTGCTCACGCTGACTTACGACGGTGACGTGCTGCCGCCGAAGTATGGCTTCCCGATGAAGCTGCGCGTGCCGACCAAGCTCGGCTTCAAGAATCCCAAGCATGTCGTCGCAATCGAAATCACCAACCAGTATCCGGGCGGCTATTGGGAGAACCAGGGCTACAACTGGTTCAGCGGCTCGTGA
- a CDS encoding ABC transporter permease: MLKIDQQAMDAMPDTRQQRLRAWLTNVKYYLGLIVLLALGALTSPHAADGSNIFLSSANFSDVFRQVANVGVMSVGMTLVIITAGIDLSVGSVMGFGSVLTAILLTTPSSNAASWTSLALDAVSVFAIVYGAGGMFARRMGGAKVTAGTAGVGGKASGKRHRAVRVALAALAALLACGVVWHRLPQKVSLLMVLWMVPLAGLAIGALNGLIITRGRMQPFIVTLAAMVGMMGVARLVAGQDTAVYSIYSGSNATTDIDNLRALLFGVVPVPALFFIVIALIADFVLNRTVFGKYLYAIGGNEKCARISGLNVDRHKIAAYAISGMLAALVGVLYAAQYRQGKVDAGVGWELDAIAAVVIGGTSLMGGVGRIAGTVAGVLIFGFLGNILLLNNIDSNTQLVLKGVIIVVAVFLQQTRMNPQTMLVRLRGRRAAR; encoded by the coding sequence ATGCTGAAGATCGATCAACAGGCGATGGATGCGATGCCTGATACGCGGCAGCAGCGATTGCGCGCGTGGCTGACGAACGTGAAGTACTACCTTGGACTGATCGTGCTGCTCGCGCTCGGCGCGCTCACGTCGCCGCACGCGGCGGACGGCAGCAACATCTTTCTGTCGTCGGCGAATTTCTCGGATGTATTCCGCCAGGTGGCGAACGTGGGCGTGATGTCGGTTGGGATGACGCTCGTCATCATCACGGCGGGCATCGACCTGTCCGTCGGCTCGGTGATGGGCTTCGGCAGCGTGCTCACCGCCATCCTGCTGACGACGCCCAGCAGCAACGCGGCCTCGTGGACATCGCTCGCGCTCGACGCCGTGAGTGTGTTCGCGATCGTCTATGGGGCGGGCGGGATGTTCGCGCGGCGCATGGGCGGCGCGAAGGTAACGGCGGGCACTGCGGGCGTCGGCGGCAAGGCGTCTGGCAAGCGGCATCGCGCGGTTCGCGTGGCGCTTGCCGCGCTCGCCGCACTGCTTGCTTGCGGCGTCGTGTGGCATCGACTGCCGCAGAAAGTGTCGCTCCTGATGGTGCTCTGGATGGTGCCGCTCGCGGGCCTCGCGATCGGCGCGCTCAATGGCCTCATCATCACCCGCGGGCGCATGCAGCCGTTCATCGTGACGCTCGCGGCGATGGTCGGCATGATGGGCGTGGCGCGGCTCGTTGCCGGGCAGGATACGGCCGTGTATTCAATCTATAGCGGTAGCAACGCGACGACCGACATCGACAACCTGCGTGCATTGCTGTTCGGCGTGGTGCCCGTTCCCGCGCTCTTTTTCATCGTGATCGCGCTGATCGCGGACTTCGTGCTCAATCGCACGGTGTTCGGCAAGTACCTGTATGCGATCGGCGGCAACGAAAAGTGCGCGCGCATTTCGGGGCTCAACGTCGACCGCCACAAGATCGCCGCGTATGCGATCTCGGGCATGCTCGCGGCGCTCGTCGGTGTGTTGTATGCCGCGCAGTACCGGCAAGGGAAAGTCGATGCCGGCGTCGGTTGGGAACTCGATGCGATCGCGGCGGTGGTGATCGGCGGAACGAGCCTGATGGGCGGCGTCGGACGGATCGCGGGCACGGTGGCGGGCGTGCTGATCTTCGGATTTCTCGGCAACATCCTGCTGCTCAACAACATCGACAGCAATACGCAACTGGTGCTGAAGGGGGTGATCATCGTCGTCGCCGTGTTCCTGCAACAGACCCGCATGAATCCGCAGACGATGCTCGTGCGGCTGCGCGGTCGGCGGGCAGCGAGATGA
- a CDS encoding sugar ABC transporter ATP-binding protein, which yields MTPNASSLDPPLLQRSVPASATPLVAAKRVSIAFNGSPALTEVDFDIMPGEVHALAGENGAGKSSLMKILGGLYLPDTGSIDVAGVPVDFRTTADANEAGIAIIHQELNLVDSLSVVDNLFLGQEITTRFGFPDHRAMRAKAIEVLAQLQFRPSPEALVGALRIGEKQLIEIAKALLADARVLIMDEPTSALSDTEAHALAGLVRALRERGMGIVLISHRLHEVFELADRVTVLRDGRHIATLPMSRVESAVQLVSMMIGKNFVAPHRESGEVRAAADTMIAVRDLTLHGEHRPVVDCVSFEVRRGEVLGLSGLLGAGKTEILEALYGVSPYRVEGAIEIGAERRTFKTPADAVEAGVAFVTEDRKKDGLIVDQSVEANLVLPSLAQVEGFPFYRPRVIARRVAAQAKASNVKYGGASQPVATLSGGNQQKLIIGKWLMTQPAILLLDEPTRGVDVAAKAEIYSQILQAARSGLTVVVASSEIDELMLMCDRILVLCEGRGRGVLEREAFSADELIKLASP from the coding sequence ATGACGCCGAATGCCAGCAGCCTCGATCCTCCCCTACTGCAGCGAAGCGTTCCAGCGAGCGCGACACCGCTCGTCGCGGCGAAGCGCGTTTCGATCGCCTTCAACGGCAGCCCCGCGCTTACCGAGGTCGATTTCGACATCATGCCGGGCGAAGTGCATGCGCTGGCCGGTGAGAACGGCGCAGGCAAGTCGAGCCTGATGAAGATACTGGGTGGCCTGTATCTGCCCGATACCGGCTCTATCGACGTGGCCGGCGTTCCCGTCGATTTTAGAACCACGGCCGACGCCAACGAAGCGGGCATCGCGATCATTCACCAGGAACTAAATCTGGTGGATAGCCTGTCCGTTGTCGACAACCTGTTTCTCGGCCAGGAAATCACGACGCGCTTCGGCTTTCCCGATCATCGCGCGATGCGGGCGAAAGCGATCGAAGTGCTCGCGCAACTGCAATTCAGACCGTCGCCGGAGGCGCTCGTCGGCGCGTTGCGGATCGGTGAAAAGCAGTTGATCGAGATCGCCAAGGCGCTGCTTGCCGATGCGCGCGTGCTCATCATGGACGAGCCGACTTCCGCACTCTCCGACACGGAAGCGCATGCACTCGCGGGCCTCGTGCGTGCGTTGCGCGAGCGTGGCATGGGCATCGTGCTGATCAGTCATCGTTTGCACGAGGTGTTCGAACTTGCCGATCGCGTGACCGTGCTGCGCGACGGACGCCATATTGCGACGCTGCCGATGAGCCGCGTGGAGTCGGCGGTACAACTGGTGTCGATGATGATCGGCAAGAACTTCGTCGCGCCGCATCGCGAGTCCGGCGAAGTGCGCGCCGCTGCCGACACGATGATTGCCGTGCGCGATCTGACGCTGCATGGGGAGCATCGGCCAGTGGTGGATTGCGTGTCGTTCGAAGTGCGGCGCGGCGAAGTGCTCGGCCTGTCGGGGCTGCTGGGCGCGGGCAAGACGGAGATTCTCGAAGCGCTGTACGGCGTGTCGCCGTATCGGGTTGAGGGCGCAATCGAGATCGGCGCCGAAAGGCGCACGTTCAAGACGCCGGCGGACGCCGTCGAGGCAGGCGTCGCGTTCGTCACCGAAGATCGCAAGAAGGACGGGCTGATCGTCGATCAGTCGGTCGAGGCGAACCTGGTGCTGCCGAGTCTCGCGCAGGTGGAAGGCTTTCCGTTCTACCGGCCGCGCGTGATCGCGCGACGCGTGGCCGCGCAGGCGAAGGCGTCGAACGTGAAGTACGGCGGCGCGTCGCAGCCGGTCGCGACGCTGTCGGGCGGCAACCAGCAGAAGCTGATCATCGGCAAATGGCTGATGACGCAGCCCGCCATCCTGTTGCTCGACGAGCCAACGCGTGGCGTCGATGTCGCCGCGAAGGCCGAAATCTATAGCCAGATTTTGCAGGCCGCTCGCAGCGGGCTGACGGTGGTGGTCGCTAGTTCGGAGATCGATGAACTGATGCTGATGTGCGACCGCATCCTCGTGCTGTGCGAAGGGCGCGGGCGAGGCGTGCTCGAACGCGAAGCATTTTCCGCAGATGAACTCATAAAGCTGGCGTCGCCTTGA
- a CDS encoding substrate-binding domain-containing protein, with the protein MNRNRRLFTGALVSAPLAGLILKAGYVHAQGKKYRFGFSQVTTVEPWRVQFNKDMKAEAAKHPNVELVIADANDRTDKQVADVENFIAQKMDAIFISPKESAGLTGVVEKAYKAGIPVFVLDREVNGDQYTQFVGGDNVLIGKGAGEFIVKTQGGVGKAKGNIVEVWGGFGTQASHDRHDGMMSFVGKEPGLKIVGQRVDCDWKQDKAYDYMKTVLRVNPQVDLVFAHNDPMAYGAYLAVKDAGVEKKIKFVGADGLPNEGAVWVEKGILTATFVYPTPGGEAIRQALKMFAGEKIPKKVTMPTQGIFADNAKQFAAS; encoded by the coding sequence ATGAACCGCAATCGCCGTCTGTTTACCGGCGCGCTCGTATCGGCGCCTTTGGCCGGTCTGATCTTAAAGGCCGGCTATGTACACGCGCAGGGCAAAAAATACCGCTTCGGCTTCTCGCAGGTCACGACCGTCGAGCCCTGGCGAGTGCAGTTCAACAAGGATATGAAGGCCGAGGCCGCGAAGCATCCGAATGTCGAACTCGTCATCGCCGATGCGAACGACCGCACCGACAAGCAGGTTGCCGACGTGGAGAACTTCATCGCGCAAAAGATGGATGCGATCTTCATCTCGCCGAAGGAGTCGGCGGGGCTCACGGGCGTCGTCGAGAAAGCCTACAAGGCAGGCATTCCCGTGTTCGTGCTCGATCGCGAAGTCAATGGCGACCAGTACACGCAGTTCGTCGGCGGCGACAACGTGCTGATCGGCAAGGGCGCGGGCGAGTTCATCGTGAAGACGCAGGGCGGCGTGGGCAAGGCGAAAGGCAATATCGTCGAAGTGTGGGGCGGTTTCGGCACGCAGGCTTCGCACGACCGGCACGACGGGATGATGTCGTTCGTCGGCAAGGAGCCGGGGCTGAAGATCGTCGGACAGCGCGTCGATTGCGACTGGAAGCAGGACAAGGCCTACGACTACATGAAGACGGTGTTGCGCGTTAATCCGCAGGTCGATCTCGTGTTTGCGCATAACGATCCGATGGCCTATGGCGCATATCTCGCCGTGAAGGATGCAGGGGTCGAGAAGAAGATCAAGTTCGTCGGCGCGGACGGCTTGCCGAACGAAGGCGCGGTTTGGGTCGAAAAGGGCATTCTCACCGCGACGTTCGTTTATCCGACGCCGGGCGGCGAAGCGATCCGTCAGGCGCTGAAGATGTTCGCCGGCGAAAAGATTCCGAAGAAAGTGACGATGCCGACACAGGGCATCTTCGCCGATAACGCGAAGCAGTTTGCCGCGAGTTGA